The segment GCTTCAGACCATGCACCACATTCAGAGTTCGATAAGGACCTTGATATCAGGAGTGCACCATCAGGTGTTCCGGGAGTGGAGACACTTATGCCGCTTATGCTAATGGCTGTAAAGAAGAACATTCTTCCGATCGGCAGGATGATAGAGGTCACAAGCAGAAATCCTGCACACATATTTGGCCTTGATACACGTCACTCAAAAGGAGTTTTTGCTGAAGGGTATGATGCCGACCTGATAATTGTGGATACACGCAATGCCACTCCTATCAAAGCTGACAAGCTTCACAGCAAAGCCGGTTGGTCTCCGTTTGAAGGTATGGATGCCATCTTCCCGATGACCACTATCGCTAGGGGTGAAGTTGTCTGGGAGAATGAGGTTATTGCTGAAAAGGGACGCGGAAAGTTCCTTGAAGGGCATGGTTACCCTGAAGAAGAGCAATGATGGACATATTATTCATATATGTGAACACATGAAGTAAGTCTTAAATATGTAGCATTCAATCTACATTTATGGCAAGAAACAAGTTCCCTGTTCACACAACATTAAGTTCTGATGCTGTTAAGATACTTGAAAGGTATGAGAAGGAACTTGGAGCCAAGAACCTTGTACTTGAAAAAGCTCTGATGTCACTTGATAGCAGCAAGTTCAAATCCAAGATCGATACGAACAATATAGAGAAGGCTATCAAAAGGGTCAATACTGGTGTTGTCGGGCTTGATGACATGCTTGAAGGCGGTATTCCGGAAGGATTTACAGTTGTTGTTACAGGTCCTCCGGGAACAGGTAAAACTACCCTTTGTATGCAGTTTTTGATGGAAGGGATCAAGAATGATGAGAAATGCCTCTTTTTCTCCTTTGAAGAAAGGATTCAGCAATTAATTCAGCATTTCATGCGTTTTGGCTGGGATATTGGCAAGCATATCGATGATGGATACCTTGAAGTGTTCGGTATGTCCATGCTGTCATTTGAAGAGATCGGTGAGATCATAGAGTCGTATAAACCGCGACGTATCGTTTTCGATTCTCTTAACATGTTCACCGATCCTGCTGAGTTCAGGAAATCCCTGGAATGGCGTACATTGCATAAGATGCTAAAATCAAAAAATATTACTTCTTTCCTTGTAACTGAGAAAGAGTTTGGAATTGAGACAAAGTCATATGATACATATGATTTCCTTGGAGATGGAATAATCTTCCTTGATAAAATGCAGGCAAATGAGGTCGATGCAAATCTGACCCCTGTTATGGCTGTACAGAAAATGCGAGCTACCCGGGTGGATACTTCCCCACAACCTTTCAGGTTCACGGATAATGGTATTTCAAAGTACAGGACCGTTAACCTGACAGCCAGCAAACTTCAGGAGAGGATGAACATGCGCCAGAACTCTTCTTCAAACGAACCAGGATATTAATGCTGCAACTATTGCTGTCACATACACTGCTTTAAAGCTTCCAACTCCACCAAGGTTGATGAAAGCACTTCCTTTATTCTCTTTATCAAACATCAGCAGTCCTGTGAGATTTCCCAGAAGGATACCTCCAATACCTGATACGAATATCACGGAAGCTGCATTTCCCGGTGCGAAGATGAGTGCGAAAGGCACTGCTATCAAACCAATGTAATCAGGCATCACAATGCCGATACCATTAACAAAATCGGAGAGAAGTGTTGCAGCTACTATCATGATCAGCATGATCTCAAGCCCTACAAAGTCAGGCTGAAATATGATCAGGAACAGCATTACAGCAAAAGGAATTATGAATCCCCCAACATTGAGGGTAATGACCGTGTCGAATGCCAGCTTCATACTGGATGAGATATCTTTTACCAGAGGCACTGAATAGACCTCTTCAAGTGTTGCTGCATCCCTTTGAAGGTCCTGTGTTTTCTTTGTCCTGATGGTACTGACAGGTAGTTCAATATTAGCACCAAGAAGCATGAGAACCAGTATGATGAAAAGTGGATAAGAAGATATTATCCCTAACGAAAGTTCCTGCTGAAAACACAGGAATGCCATAGGCAGTAGTATGGCTCCAAAGATCAAAAACATGCGCATCTCTGATTTATTGATATATCCTCTCATTGTTCTCTTTAATAAGAGCACGTTTTTAGTTATTAAATATTTCTAATGCGAATTCAATTCAAAATCTGATTTTTGTCATCTCAGTTTAAACTTCAGTCCTTTACATATCAATTAGATTGTTCATGAGAAGTCAATAAAGCATCTTTTTTGATGAAAAGGTAAGATCACATTTGCTGGACCTTACCTTCTCTGCCTTAATCAGAAAAGCTACGTAGGTATAAATTCTCTATATATTTTATTGAGTTATCTATAAATTATGTACACATAATATATATGCTTTAAATGTATATTGTCATATGTAACACGAGATCAGAGATAAATAGAGTCTAAATTTAAAAAGAGGAAAGCTAATGATCAAAGTTCAAATCAAAAACGATAGCATTCTGAAAAAGAACTCTCAGTTAAATAATGACCAACATTCAGTGATCGGGGGACACGTCGGGAATGATCTGAATGCTGAAGAGCTTGACCTTTACAGGTTCATGCTCGGTGGCCTCCTATCTAAATGATAGATAGAAGTTAGAAACTTTTAAAAAATCAATAGAGTAGAAACTAACGGAGGGGAAAATTATGGCAAACGAAGAAAAACTGTTATGTCGAAATTGCAACACAGAGCTTGAAAGACAAATGATAGGTCTGAACACATTTTATTGTTGCAGGGAATGTCTGAGTATGACATCTGTCCGGGAAATGATCAATCTCAAGCTAGACATGATGAGATCGATCGGCACGATAAAAGCAAGTTCCTGAAGTGAATAGTTCGGGCTAACGTATATAATTTATAGAATTTATATATTCATTTATTTATTTATTTATTTATTTATTTATTTATTCGTAAACTGAATAAAAGTGCATATTGTCCTTGAAATTGATATGATTAGGGCAATCATTCTGCTTTTTATATCTCATAATGATTTTATTTTTGATATCAATAAGTCTGATGTTATGTGTGATTATTGACAGTACCATTACTGCCATGGGTATTGGAATCAAATAAACGCACTTTGTGCGTCTTAAAGGCCATAATCAGCAACAATAAGCTATTGCTAACATAATAATACAAAAATGAATTGTGCGATGTTGATAGGGATATTCTATCTAATCGCACATTTAACTTTGATCTTTAAAAGTTATTAGTCACATCCACTTAGAATTTTTTAGGTGGTCTGTGGCTCTGGAAGCATTCCCTGCAGTATACCGGTCTGTTTGGGTCCGGTACGAAAGGTACTTCTGTTTCCTGACCGCAGTCAGCACATTTTGCTTTGTGCATATCCCTTGGTCCGTTGTTGAAACCTCTATTTTCCATTTGTTTTCCTCCCTTTATATTGTATACCAATTCGATCCAAAAAGCCGCACTTGGGAATCTATTATTCTTGGGAGGTCTTGATGAACTAGTTGACTATGTTCCCTCATGGTCTGACCGGATATATCACTGTTGGTTTTCAGGTGGCTGAAAATGCTGGTAAGACAGTAAAAAGTTGAGCTGCTTTTTGATTTGTCTCCAAAATGTTTATTGTTTATTTATTGGTCATGGAGTTGCTGGATCAAGGAATGATCAAGTTAGTTCAAACAATTGAGCAGCCTCAGGTATTTATTGATGTGGTAATGATCACTTAATTTGAGAGAATTTACTTAATTTCCTCTATGTGACTGGATACAAACCTTATTAAAGATAGAGGACATTATAAGAACTACGTTTTTTTAAAGGTTTTTGATAATTGGTAATGATTAATTTTTCATTTTGTGAATGAATGGCAAATGTTCATTCGTTTTATTATATTTGTTATAGGAGCTATAATGTCCGATAAACCAAAATGTGCTTTTTACGGTGAAACTAATGATGTTCATGCTTTGATCGGTTGTGTTATCAGAGCATTGGATAAGGCTGATATGTATAAAGAGAAACTTGAATACATCAGGAAGATCAACCGTGATGGCAACATGTTCGATTCAGCTATTAAAACTTCAAGTAATTATGTGGAATTTGTCGAAATTGAATAAGATCAATAATTCATTTTCAAGATACCGATTGACTTGATCGGCATACAAGATCCACAAATAATTCTTAAAAATTCCTTTTCCGGAATCTAATAAAACGAAACTTCTAGAACGAAAATCTCAAAAATAACTTTTTGCTTTTGATATCAGGAAGTCCGATATTATGTGGACTTCCATTGACAGACACATCCCTGCTGTGGTTGCTACTATATACCTCAAAGGTACTTTGTGCAGATCAACACCTGTAAGCAGAAACAATAAGGCTACTATCAATGCAAGATTAATTACAATAGACAGGGGTCCGATTATAGGATTATGGGAGAATCCTCTGTGTTTGAATATAACCTTGTAGGGCCACCAGAGGAACTTGAAGATCTTCCATCTTTTATACGGCTTACTTTCAATATCGAGATCCGGGCTAAGGAAGAATGTTGCGAACAGATAGGATATGGAAAAGACCGATATCATATAAATGTCCAGATAACTGATAGCTATCTCATTTTTTGCCCATATAGTAAGATAGGAAATGACTGCCAGTATAACTAACATCACTGCAATATTTATCGTATCATGTGTTTTTGCGTCTGGCATTGTTAATTCGTTTCCTTGATCTGAATTCTGGCCTTTAATGGTGTGAAGGATTTTATATCTTCGCATCATGGTGCTTTTTCATATCAGGGAACAAATATATGATCCGGGAAAAATGACTTCCGTTCAGGTCAAAGCTTGATATAAAACAGTTTTTCTGTGTTTACAATAACTCCATCCAAAGTAAAATAGCAGCAAATACTCCGATCAGGATCAAGAAAACCAAAATAAAAAGAATATAATCTGAATAATTTGCCTTTTTGAAGGTTATCTCAGCTGAATTCATTTTCTTTGAGGTGGTGTAAGCATCATAAACTCCATATGCACATATTATCAGTCCTGGAATAAGATAAGTAATCCATCCAACAACGACACCTACTAATATTCCAATTCCTTTTTTAAGTTTACCGTTGTAAACTTGTCCTAAACCACTGAATAAAAGGGATAAGAAAGCTGCTAGTCCGGGATTCTTTGGAGATTATGAAGCTGGATATTGTGTGCCAGTAGGAACTCCACAGAAAGGGATTATCTCACATATCCCTGTTATCAATGACCCTCTTGCTCTTCTTCTCACTACGGGGTAGTTCTCCTACTCCGACGCATTCCACATCTACACTGATACCTATGAAGTCCTTGAAGGCTTTATTCAGTGCTTTTGCAGTCCTTGATTTTATTCCGGGATCATCTGCATCAGCGATCTCGACTCTGAAGAGCATTGAATCTCTGCCTTGATATCTTTCAAGAATGATCTGGTATTCGCTGCTGACGCCTTCGACCCTCTGTATGACATCCTCGATCTGGCCGGGATAGACGTTTACAGCTTTGATCTTTATCCTGTCATCGGTACGTCCCAGCAGGCGGTCTATGCGAGGGAAGGGGGATCCACATTTGCAGACTTCAGGAATGATGCGTGTAAGGTCCCTTGTCCTGTAGCGTATCAGGGGTGCCCCTTCCTTTGTTAGGGTTGTTATGACAAGTTCCCCGAGGGTGCCGTCGGGTAGCTTTTCTTCAGTTACCGGGTCGATGATCTCAAAGAGAAGGTGGTCGGACCAGTAGTGAAGCCCTTCATGCATGGAACAATCGAGGGCAATGCCGGGTCCGTAGATCTCGGTGAGGCCGAAGATGTCAAAGCTCTCGATTCCGAGCTCATTCTCTATGCGGGACCGCATCTTTGGGCTCCAGCGCTCGGAACCGATGATGCCGACCTTCAGGTTGATATTGTCCCTCAGGCCCCGTTTGTTGATCTCCTCTGCAAGGAGGAGGGCGTAGGACGAGGTGCTTGCAAGTGCTGTGGACTTGAGGTCGAGGAGCATCTGCAATTGTTTTTCCGTGTTTCCCGGGCCCGTGGGAACTGCCATTGCTCCGAGACGTTCCGCACCTGCCTGGAAACCGATCCCTGCGGTCCAGAGGCCGTATCCGGGTGTTATCTGTATCCTGTCAGTTTCGGTAAGGCCTGCCATCCGGTAGCAGCGCATCATCATTTCTGCCCAGACATCAACATCTTTCTGTGTGTATGGGATGATGACAGGACTGCCGGTGGTGCCTGATGATGAATGTATCCTGATTATCTTTTCATCCGGGACCGCCTGGAGACCCAGGGGATAAGCATCCCGTAATTCCTCTTTGGTGGTGAATGGAAGCTTTGCGATATCTTCTATCGTCTTTATTGAATCGATGTCAAGTCCAGCTTCTTCGAACTTCTTCTGATAGAAAGGACTTCCCGATGCAACCCTTTTGAGAAGATCCTTGAGCTTTATCAATTGATCCTCTTCGGAAGATCCGGTGGCTTCATACTCATTGCAGGCCATGTTCTGCTTTGTTTCTGTATCTTCACAAATATTGCACATCTTCATCATCTCTGAATATCAGGTATCCATTGCCTGCACTTGCACTTGCTCCTGCTTCTCAGGATCCTTCATGCCTGAAACTCTTTCGAGGGACATGTCAAATGCTTTTCTGTTCAGTTCCCTGTACTTCTCCGGTACCATCTTCTCAAGCACGCTCCACAATTCTTCTGGATTGAAAGGAAGCAGGTCTGCACCTGCAGCAGCGGCCAGCATGGCAACGTTTGTTGCCCTGTAGGTTCCTGCTTCTTTTGCAAGCTGCGTGAAATCCACGTTTATGGTTTCCTGACAGTTCTCTTTCAGGAATTCGATTACATGTTCCGGAATGTATTCAGCATTGTTAGCTGAAGCTGAAGGGATCACAGCATGTTCATTTACAACAATGCTGCCGTCTTTGCTCAGGAAATGGATGTTCCTTGCGGCTTCTGCAGGCTCAAGACCAATTATCAGGTCAGCATTCCCGGCAGGGATGAGTGAACCGCAGACCTCGTCCCCGATCCTGACGTGGCTGGTGACCGATCCTTCTCTTTGTGCCATTCCTATTGTTTCTGCGGTGGCCACATGGTAACCGGCATCTATGGCAGCCGTTGCCAGCAGGCGGGATGCAAGTACAACGCCCTGTCCTCCCACACCTGCAATAAGAATATCGAATTTCATTGTAGTACCTCCCTGAGGTCAATAGCATCCGACGGACAGACCTGTGCACACAGGCTGCAACCGGTGCAGTTGTCCTGTATTTGCGGTATTCCTGATGACATCGAGAAGATGGCAGGGCAGCCAAGCTGTGAGACGCAGAAGTTGCAACCTGTACATTTCTCTTCATCGATCACGTATTGTCCTGTTGCTTTTGTGATACCCACGCATTTTCCTTTGAAGACCACAGCAGAGGGACCTTCATACTCTATGGCCATTTTTGCTGTCTCGATACATTTACCAAGGTCATCCGCCTCGATGGTTTCAACAAGGTCCACCCCACAGCTTCGGAGGACTTCGGCAATATCGATTGCCTTTGTAGGATTACCCATGGCGGTCAGTCCGATCCCCGGATGTGGCTGATGTCCTGTCATGGCAGTGGTTCGGTTGTCAAGGACTGCCAGTGTGATGTCAGCATTATTGTAAACGGCGCTGATCATTGCAGCGATTCCGGAATGGAAGAAAGTGGAATCTCCGATGAAGGCTACCTGTTTAGCATAATTTCCCTCCTGATATTGCTGTGTGTGGGAAAGGCCTGCTGCCATGCTGATTCCTGCTCCCATGCAGAGGCAAGTGTCCACCATGTTGAGCGGCTGGGCGTTTCCGAGGGTGTAGCAACCGATATCACCTGAGAATACGGTTCCTTTTCCGTTCTCTTTCTTCAGTTTCGCTGCTGCTTTCTTGAAAGCATAGAAGACAGTTCGGTGCATGCATCCGGCACAGAATGTGGGTGGCCTTACAGGAAGCGAAGGGATATTCTCCCTTGCGACTACAGGTGTTGAATGTGTCAGGAGAGGAACTTCTGCATTCATGGACTGAAGGGAGCTGTTCACTCCTTCGATCACGACATCTACATCATATTCTCCGCTTACAGGGAAGTGGCCGTTCTTCTTTCCATATACGTTCACATCGAGATGATGTCTGCCTATCAGTTGCAGGAACTGCTCCTCGAGGTATGGGTCAAGCTCTTCGATGACTATAAGGTCTGTAATGTCGCTGAGGAACTCAAGAGCTGCTTTTTCAGGGAAGGGATGGACGGTTGCGAGCTTGAAATGCGAGAAAGTTCCTGTTTGCTTATTAGTGGCCTCATTAGTGTACAGGGAGGAAACACCGGAGGATGCAATGCCTATTTTGCTGTTCCCTTTTGATATTGAGTTGAATGTATTTTCACTGAAATGATCTGAGAAACGGTCAGATATCCTGATTTGAAGATCTTCAAGCCAGGGGTGTCTTTGTGCTGTCAGTTTTGGGAATATGGTCCAGCGTGGTTCCTTTACGTAGCCTTCGATGTCACGACCGGCCGGTTCGATGTCTTCTGTAACTACGTCAGCACAGCCATGGGAGACACGGGTGGTGGTCCTGAGTATTACAGGGATCTCCATTTCATGGGACAGCCTGAAGGCCAGTTTTGCCATGTCATAGGCTTCCTGTGGTGTGGATGGGTCAAGAACCGGAATGTTCGAGAAGTGCCCAAAAGCTCTTGTGTCCTGTTCGGTCTGGGAGGAATGTGGTCCGGGGTCATCGGATACAAGAATAACAAGGGAGCCTTTTACTCCTATGTAGGAGAGGCTCATGAGAGGGTCAGAGGCTACGTTGAGTCCGACCTGCTTCATGGTGACCAGGGTATTGGCACCTGAGTAGGCGGCTCCGACTGCTGTTTCCAGTGCTACCTTCTCGTTTGTGGCCCATTCGGCATATATACCATATTTGCTCGCATGAGAGGCGATGGTCTCCATTACTTCAGTGGAAGGTGTCCCCGGATAGCCGCTTGCTACCTGAAGGCCAGCCTTCATCGCCCCAAAGGCGATTGCTTCGTTGCCCATTAATATACGTTTACTGGTCAATATCATTCCTCTTGAATGGATAAGTAGTAAAAGAAAATCAAATTATACAGCAGATCATGCCCGGAACATGAATTATTGCACATATTCATACACTGATGCTGGTCTATGCACTTGTTTGATACAATATAAATATTTTGCCATTTCTTTTTTTGTTTTGCCAGAAAATATGTTAGTAAACTAATCCAAGCTCACTATTTCTTCAATGAAAGTACGAAGTGTGAAATACTTTTAGAATGGCTCTGGCATTGGGAACAAACAAAAATGTTTTTAATCTATAATGTACTATTCCGTGCATCATAGTACATAGTAGTCCAACAAAGAGGAGGGCAGGAATTGGTATTGAAACACAACACATTAAAAATAACCACTACTAAGAATGAAAAACAGAATGGGGAGATGAGCTCCTGATGCCTCTGCCTTACATTTACCTGATGATCGCCGTCATGATCATGCTGGTCACAACATTCTTTTTCGTATTGAGGCAAGACCATGATTAATCTGGTTCTTCTGGTTGTATATATACTTGGGATACTTTTACTTTCCCTGAAGCTCAGGCAGGGAACCTTTTCAGGATTTGTGGTCTCGGACAGGAATGTTATGCATCCTGCGGTAATAGGCATCGCCTATATGGCTGCTTACTTTAGTGCTGCCTCTTTCCTCGGGGGCGGAGGTTACGGTCTCATTGCCGGACTTCCATGGGTTATCTGGGGTGTATTCTTCCATGTAGCATTTGCCTGCCTGGCATTCATCATTGCACCGAAGATATGGATGTTCTCCCAGAAGTACGATGCCAAGACCATACCCCAGCTACTGGAACGCAGGTACGATTCACAGAGAGGCAAGATATTGCTTGCAGGGATCATGCTGTTGATGTACACAATATATCTGGTTGCCATTTTCAAGGGCTGTGCCAACCTTTTCCAGGGACTGCTTGGAGTAACATATGTCCAGGGTCTCCTCATAGCTGTTGCTATCGTGGCACTCTATTATGTGATAGGAGGACTGCCTGCTATCATCTGGATAAGCTTTTTGCAAGGTTTGATCATGCTTGTGGGAGCAGTGCTGCTTTATACAGGTCTTATTTCAAGTGGAGGAGGCATGGCAATATGGGATATGGTCCCGGCCGACATCCTGAGTATGACAGGTGCAGCAGTACCATGGCAAAAGACCTTCGGAATGGCGTTTGCCATCAGTCTCGGACTTCTGGCATTACCCGATCTGTTGATCATGCTGTTCTCTGCAAAGGATAAGAGAGTAGTACGTTTTGCAGGTATCTATGGTCCAATATCCATTACTATTTATGCAATATGCATTTTTTCCCTGGGCGTCATGGTTCACGGGGTATTCAGCCCGGAGCAACTGGCTCCTTTCATGAAAAACCCGGATGGTCTGATACCGTTTCTGGCTACATCACTGCTTCCCCGTGGATTTGATAGTATCGTCCTGCTGGCCGCCATCTCCGCTGCTATGTCAACCATGAGTGCCATTGTGCTGGTCACAACAACAGCCCTTACTTCGGATATCCTGAGGTACCTGCGTCCGGCTATACCCGATGACAAAGTGCTTTGCATGACAAGAATAGTAGGGGTGATGATCATCATAGTTTCGGCATTCTTCGCAATGGATGTGCCACAGATGATAGTACCTCTGGTGTCTGTAAGCATGGGCGTGATTGCTTGCTGTGTCTTCATACCACTTATTTTTGGACTTTACTGGGACCGTGGTACTTCAACCGGATTTGTTGCCAGCCTTGTGGCAAGCTTCGGTTCTGTGGTGCTGTGGCAGTTCCTTGGCAATCCCCTCATCCATCCTGTGTTCATCGGTTTGATATGTGGTACCGTGGCATACCTGGGAGGAAGTCTGGCAAGTCCCCGTCCGACCCCTATGGTGGAAATGGAATGATAGATAGGGTTATGGATAAGGTGTTCGATTCTTGACCCTGTGCTGAAAATAAACCTTCAGCACCATTTCTTTTTCATTTATGCATTTATCCTGCTTGCAAACAGTTTATCTTTGATTAACATTCCCATGCTGGTTAATTTTACATGTCCTGCATGCAGTAGCATCTTTTGATGAATCTCTATTTGGGACCACTTCATGAAAACTGATTTATTGAATAGGTCTTAATTAAATAAAAGGTGTTCAAAATTGAAGAATGTGATCAACAAGAGCTTCGAAATTAAGGATTACGCCATCGATGATTCACAGATCAACGGGTTCTGGATGACATTGCTGGACAAGGAAACTCTAACAACTGAAATAATCTATAGTCCGGAAAAGGCTGGGACCTTTAATTCAGCCGAAGCAAAAAGGATGATAAAAGAGATTACCAGAAAATGTGATGGTTTCAGCTCATTGCTTCCGGAGAACATTAATTGTGAGGTCATTTTCAAAGACCTTGATGACCTGACATATATTGCAGATGAAGGCAACTTTGAAGTAGAATACAGGGAAATGGATGAGATAAGGGTTGTTTATAAGTTCCATGTTCAATATCACATTTGATCTTTTCAAAGTTTACTTTTTTTAAAAATGAGATGTTAGGTCCCGCTGGCGTCCTGGTTAGGTGGTTTGCTGATCGAAAGCCTGTTGGAGATCGTTTTTGTTATGTGATTATTACAGGGGCAAAATATGAATCAAAAAAGCTGGAGAATACGAAAAGCTATTGTTGACGATGCAAAGGGTCTCAAAAAATGTATGGATCTGGCTTACACGAAGTATCTGGATAGACTAAAAGGGGAACGACTGCCGCCCATGGACGTTGATTATGAAGATGAGATCACCTATTTTCCTGTCTGGGTTGCAGAATCTGATAAAGAGATAGTAGGTGGCTTGATCTTAATGTTCGAAGATGATTATACTACGATAGCAAATGTGGCAGTACGTCCTGATTTCCAGGGAACTGGTATTGGTCGGGGGCTAATGGATCTCGCTGAATCAGAAGCTAAACGCAGAGGCTATCTGGAATTACGTTTAGCAACTCATGTATTATTGACCGAGAATATTTCTTTTTACCATCATTTAGGCTGGTCAGAGATCGACCGTGATGATACCCGTGTTTACATGAGAAAAACGATCGATGTTTAATGATCTAGTTAGTGGCCGTTTTTCATTATTTATGCTTCTGCCATTTCACCAGTTTATCATTAGATGGATAGTGAGTACTGCCTGAATCAGGGATACGATCAGGGTTGACACAAGAATGAACAATGAGATGGGGATTTTGAATTCATCTCTTCCTTTCCTGATAAAATACATGTGGGCTGTAAAGGCAAAAATGCCAGCAAAACTCAAGACAAGTGAAAATACCAATCCAGTGAAGGATTGCTGAAAGACTAAAACAAGTCCATATAAGACAAAAAATATCAAAGGAATATGTATCAGAAGAAATCCAGTGATGCTACCTGGTAATTTGAATAGTTCCCATTCTTTCCAGTAGGCAGAGTCGATCTCGTGGTTGATCAATAGAATTGAATTGACCAGATAGACCCAGAATAAAATTTCGGCCGTAATCATTACATCACCTCTGTTAGGTAATTATATATTTATTTTAATCTTTGTTAATAGCTCCTGTCAGATCGATTCTGAACAAACGTAGGGAAGGTCTGTATTTCGGCAAAGCTGGGCACATCCAAAAAAATTAAATGATTCTTCATCCCCGCTTTAAATGGGGATGCGGTATTAGATGGAAGAAAAGCATGAACATTTTAATTTAAACAGAAAGACCACAGTAATTGTGGGAGCATTAATCCTAATTGCGTATGGAGTGCTGGGTTCTTTCTTTTTAGAATCATTGATAATTGTAATACTCATTGAGTTGATTAGTGGCGCTGCAATTGTTGGTATG is part of the Methanococcoides methylutens genome and harbors:
- a CDS encoding RAD55 family ATPase, yielding MARNKFPVHTTLSSDAVKILERYEKELGAKNLVLEKALMSLDSSKFKSKIDTNNIEKAIKRVNTGVVGLDDMLEGGIPEGFTVVVTGPPGTGKTTLCMQFLMEGIKNDEKCLFFSFEERIQQLIQHFMRFGWDIGKHIDDGYLEVFGMSMLSFEEIGEIIESYKPRRIVFDSLNMFTDPAEFRKSLEWRTLHKMLKSKNITSFLVTEKEFGIETKSYDTYDFLGDGIIFLDKMQANEVDANLTPVMAVQKMRATRVDTSPQPFRFTDNGISKYRTVNLTASKLQERMNMRQNSSSNEPGY
- a CDS encoding DUF1614 domain-containing protein — encoded protein: MRGYINKSEMRMFLIFGAILLPMAFLCFQQELSLGIISSYPLFIILVLMLLGANIELPVSTIRTKKTQDLQRDAATLEEVYSVPLVKDISSSMKLAFDTVITLNVGGFIIPFAVMLFLIIFQPDFVGLEIMLIMIVAATLLSDFVNGIGIVMPDYIGLIAVPFALIFAPGNAASVIFVSGIGGILLGNLTGLLMFDKENKGSAFINLGGVGSFKAVYVTAIVAALISWFV
- a CDS encoding CxxC-x17-CxxC domain-containing protein, with the protein product MENRGFNNGPRDMHKAKCADCGQETEVPFVPDPNRPVYCRECFQSHRPPKKF
- a CDS encoding metal-binding protein; translation: MPDAKTHDTINIAVMLVILAVISYLTIWAKNEIAISYLDIYMISVFSISYLFATFFLSPDLDIESKPYKRWKIFKFLWWPYKVIFKHRGFSHNPIIGPLSIVINLALIVALLFLLTGVDLHKVPLRYIVATTAGMCLSMEVHIISDFLISKAKSYF
- a CDS encoding phenylacetate--CoA ligase family protein gives rise to the protein MCNICEDTETKQNMACNEYEATGSSEEDQLIKLKDLLKRVASGSPFYQKKFEEAGLDIDSIKTIEDIAKLPFTTKEELRDAYPLGLQAVPDEKIIRIHSSSGTTGSPVIIPYTQKDVDVWAEMMMRCYRMAGLTETDRIQITPGYGLWTAGIGFQAGAERLGAMAVPTGPGNTEKQLQMLLDLKSTALASTSSYALLLAEEINKRGLRDNINLKVGIIGSERWSPKMRSRIENELGIESFDIFGLTEIYGPGIALDCSMHEGLHYWSDHLLFEIIDPVTEEKLPDGTLGELVITTLTKEGAPLIRYRTRDLTRIIPEVCKCGSPFPRIDRLLGRTDDRIKIKAVNVYPGQIEDVIQRVEGVSSEYQIILERYQGRDSMLFRVEIADADDPGIKSRTAKALNKAFKDFIGISVDVECVGVGELPRSEKKSKRVIDNRDM
- a CDS encoding indolepyruvate oxidoreductase subunit beta; translation: MKFDILIAGVGGQGVVLASRLLATAAIDAGYHVATAETIGMAQREGSVTSHVRIGDEVCGSLIPAGNADLIIGLEPAEAARNIHFLSKDGSIVVNEHAVIPSASANNAEYIPEHVIEFLKENCQETINVDFTQLAKEAGTYRATNVAMLAAAAGADLLPFNPEELWSVLEKMVPEKYRELNRKAFDMSLERVSGMKDPEKQEQVQVQAMDT
- the iorA gene encoding indolepyruvate ferredoxin oxidoreductase subunit alpha, which codes for MILTSKRILMGNEAIAFGAMKAGLQVASGYPGTPSTEVMETIASHASKYGIYAEWATNEKVALETAVGAAYSGANTLVTMKQVGLNVASDPLMSLSYIGVKGSLVILVSDDPGPHSSQTEQDTRAFGHFSNIPVLDPSTPQEAYDMAKLAFRLSHEMEIPVILRTTTRVSHGCADVVTEDIEPAGRDIEGYVKEPRWTIFPKLTAQRHPWLEDLQIRISDRFSDHFSENTFNSISKGNSKIGIASSGVSSLYTNEATNKQTGTFSHFKLATVHPFPEKAALEFLSDITDLIVIEELDPYLEEQFLQLIGRHHLDVNVYGKKNGHFPVSGEYDVDVVIEGVNSSLQSMNAEVPLLTHSTPVVARENIPSLPVRPPTFCAGCMHRTVFYAFKKAAAKLKKENGKGTVFSGDIGCYTLGNAQPLNMVDTCLCMGAGISMAAGLSHTQQYQEGNYAKQVAFIGDSTFFHSGIAAMISAVYNNADITLAVLDNRTTAMTGHQPHPGIGLTAMGNPTKAIDIAEVLRSCGVDLVETIEADDLGKCIETAKMAIEYEGPSAVVFKGKCVGITKATGQYVIDEEKCTGCNFCVSQLGCPAIFSMSSGIPQIQDNCTGCSLCAQVCPSDAIDLREVLQ
- a CDS encoding sodium:solute symporter family protein, which gives rise to MINLVLLVVYILGILLLSLKLRQGTFSGFVVSDRNVMHPAVIGIAYMAAYFSAASFLGGGGYGLIAGLPWVIWGVFFHVAFACLAFIIAPKIWMFSQKYDAKTIPQLLERRYDSQRGKILLAGIMLLMYTIYLVAIFKGCANLFQGLLGVTYVQGLLIAVAIVALYYVIGGLPAIIWISFLQGLIMLVGAVLLYTGLISSGGGMAIWDMVPADILSMTGAAVPWQKTFGMAFAISLGLLALPDLLIMLFSAKDKRVVRFAGIYGPISITIYAICIFSLGVMVHGVFSPEQLAPFMKNPDGLIPFLATSLLPRGFDSIVLLAAISAAMSTMSAIVLVTTTALTSDILRYLRPAIPDDKVLCMTRIVGVMIIIVSAFFAMDVPQMIVPLVSVSMGVIACCVFIPLIFGLYWDRGTSTGFVASLVASFGSVVLWQFLGNPLIHPVFIGLICGTVAYLGGSLASPRPTPMVEME